Proteins from one Phalacrocorax carbo chromosome 19, bPhaCar2.1, whole genome shotgun sequence genomic window:
- the PLVAP gene encoding plasmalemma vesicle-associated protein isoform X1 — MEKSSYAMAKFGLEAKEVMPKRDCGFYVKYIFLFTSLIQFLIILGLVLFMVYGNAHAGTDTHLRLLEEQLQDRYSKIITLSGRNLNLTRTLNATLKEKQGLQALAQKVQQDLDKCNSTLAPNPIPKLQEMMKIIFYQKTKLDECHMTISLINASCSADKALLRSQLDQTTLAKKELEENCRKAGATLTKATQEQESCQRELLTTRTICESTKSNLELLKHECSSLRSYMSYSFQRIKETDRQYRCDAVQEQLNWLTQQTEGLFLWQQERETKYVGKSVCDMNLLHCRINCSGEKQELEKRLQDVEKQVKGGQEEKKKLLVEKEQLSKELEEKSKAATQAVYFKDQLNICMGSKMDAFFDITGSRLPGGSVRLGPFPNMGTYTDALRNQGIFGNMGKINTEEIQQSVQKIMEQYTSTLRNPSG, encoded by the exons ATGGAGAAGAGCAGCTACGCCATGGCCAAGTTTGGTCTGGAGGCCAAGGAGGTGATGCCCAAGCGGGACTGTGGGTTTTACGTGAAGTACATCTTCCTCTTCACCTCCCTCATCCAATTCCTCATCATCCTGGGGCTGGTGCTCTTCATGGTGTACGGCAACGCGCACGCAGGCACCGACACGCACCTccggctgctggaggagcagctgcaggatcGCTACAGCAAGATCATCACCCTCAGCGGGAGGAACCTCAACCTGACACGCACCCTCAACGCCACCCTCAAGGAGAAGCAAGGGCTGCAAGCCCTCGCCCAGAAGGTGCAACAGGACCTGGATAAGTGCAATAGCACCCTGGCTCCCAACCCCATCCCCAAG cTACAGGAGATGATGAAGATCATTTTCTACCAAAAGACGAAGCTGGATGAGTGCCACATGACCATCAGCCTCATCAACGCCAGCTGCAGTG CTGACAAGGCGCTGCTGCGGAGCCAGCTGGACCAGACAACCCTGGCCAAGAAGGAGCTGGAGGAAAACTGCCGCAAAGCGGGTGCCACGCTGACCAAAGCCACCCAGGAGCAGGAGAGCTGCCAGCGGGAGCTGCTCACCACCAGGACCATCTGCGAGTCCACCAAATCCAACCTGGAGCTGCTGAAGCACGAATGCAGTTCCTTGAGATCCTACATGAGCTACTCCTTCCAGCGCATCAAGGAGACGGACCGCCAGTACAGATGCGACGCCGTCCAGGAGCAGCTCAACTGGTTGACGCAGCAGACGGAGGGGCTTTTCCTCTGGCAACAGGAGCGGGAGACCAAATACGTGGGGAAAAGCGTCTGCGACATGAACTTGCTCCACTGTCGCATCAACTGCTCCGGGGAGAAGCAGGAGTTGGAGAAGCGGCTGCAGGACGTTGAGAAGCAGGTCAAGGGCggccaggaggagaaaaagaagctgttggtggagaaggagcagctcagcaaggagctggaggagaagaGCAAAGCTGCCACGCAGGCTGTGTACTTCAAGGACCAGCTCAACATCTGCATGGGCTCCAAG ATGGACGCCTTCTTCGACATCACAGGCTCGCGGTTGCCGGGGGGCAGCGTGCGGCTGGGACCCTTCCCCAACATGGGCACCTACACGGATGCTCTGAGGAACCAGGGCATATTTGGGAATATGG GCAAAATCAACACGGAGGAGATCCAGCAGTCGGTGCAGAAGATCATGGAGCAGTACACATCCACCCTGAGGAACCCCAG TGGCTAA
- the PLVAP gene encoding plasmalemma vesicle-associated protein isoform X2 — protein MEKSSYAMAKFGLEAKEVMPKRDCGFYVKYIFLFTSLIQFLIILGLVLFMVYGNAHAGTDTHLRLLEEQLQDRYSKIITLSGRNLNLTRTLNATLKEKQGLQALAQKVQQDLDKCNSTLAPNPIPKLQEMMKIIFYQKTKLDECHMTISLINASCSADKALLRSQLDQTTLAKKELEENCRKAGATLTKATQEQESCQRELLTTRTICESTKSNLELLKHECSSLRSYMSYSFQRIKETDRQYRCDAVQEQLNWLTQQTEGLFLWQQERETKYVGKSVCDMNLLHCRINCSGEKQELEKRLQDVEKQVKGGQEEKKKLLVEKEQLSKELEEKSKAATQAVYFKDQLNICMGSKMDAFFDITGSRLPGGSVRLGPFPNMGTYTDALRNQGIFGNMGKINTEEIQQSVQKIMEQYTSTLRNPR, from the exons ATGGAGAAGAGCAGCTACGCCATGGCCAAGTTTGGTCTGGAGGCCAAGGAGGTGATGCCCAAGCGGGACTGTGGGTTTTACGTGAAGTACATCTTCCTCTTCACCTCCCTCATCCAATTCCTCATCATCCTGGGGCTGGTGCTCTTCATGGTGTACGGCAACGCGCACGCAGGCACCGACACGCACCTccggctgctggaggagcagctgcaggatcGCTACAGCAAGATCATCACCCTCAGCGGGAGGAACCTCAACCTGACACGCACCCTCAACGCCACCCTCAAGGAGAAGCAAGGGCTGCAAGCCCTCGCCCAGAAGGTGCAACAGGACCTGGATAAGTGCAATAGCACCCTGGCTCCCAACCCCATCCCCAAG cTACAGGAGATGATGAAGATCATTTTCTACCAAAAGACGAAGCTGGATGAGTGCCACATGACCATCAGCCTCATCAACGCCAGCTGCAGTG CTGACAAGGCGCTGCTGCGGAGCCAGCTGGACCAGACAACCCTGGCCAAGAAGGAGCTGGAGGAAAACTGCCGCAAAGCGGGTGCCACGCTGACCAAAGCCACCCAGGAGCAGGAGAGCTGCCAGCGGGAGCTGCTCACCACCAGGACCATCTGCGAGTCCACCAAATCCAACCTGGAGCTGCTGAAGCACGAATGCAGTTCCTTGAGATCCTACATGAGCTACTCCTTCCAGCGCATCAAGGAGACGGACCGCCAGTACAGATGCGACGCCGTCCAGGAGCAGCTCAACTGGTTGACGCAGCAGACGGAGGGGCTTTTCCTCTGGCAACAGGAGCGGGAGACCAAATACGTGGGGAAAAGCGTCTGCGACATGAACTTGCTCCACTGTCGCATCAACTGCTCCGGGGAGAAGCAGGAGTTGGAGAAGCGGCTGCAGGACGTTGAGAAGCAGGTCAAGGGCggccaggaggagaaaaagaagctgttggtggagaaggagcagctcagcaaggagctggaggagaagaGCAAAGCTGCCACGCAGGCTGTGTACTTCAAGGACCAGCTCAACATCTGCATGGGCTCCAAG ATGGACGCCTTCTTCGACATCACAGGCTCGCGGTTGCCGGGGGGCAGCGTGCGGCTGGGACCCTTCCCCAACATGGGCACCTACACGGATGCTCTGAGGAACCAGGGCATATTTGGGAATATGG GCAAAATCAACACGGAGGAGATCCAGCAGTCGGTGCAGAAGATCATGGAGCAGTACACATCCACCCTGAGGAACCCCAGGTGA